One segment of Candidatus Paceibacterota bacterium DNA contains the following:
- a CDS encoding trypsin-like peptidase domain-containing protein, producing MQAMEEEIKKDSSLNIEKRKKSPFLMVSFSVFLSVLFGFFGGMISGLYFYSQIADYLKLERVNFPSIIEQKTTEEEEEENLSQEEAIIRVVKDSSPSVVSIVVTKDVPIIEGYSVGPFGIEFEQSNGTERREIGGGTGFIVSNDGFIVTNKHVVSDTDANYTVFTLDGKKFEAMVLDRDPLQDLAVLKIKQEEIVTAEKSELMPFPAIKIGDSKDLQIGQTVVAIGNALGEFRNTVSVGVISGLGRTVSASGGGTIEVLEDVIQTDAAINRGNSGGPLLNLKGEVIGINTAMALGAQSIGFAIPINGAKKAIEQVRTLGKIVYPFLGVRYVILNEDIQEENNFDVNYGALVLRGSKGEAAVFPNSPAQKSGILENDIILEFNNEKITTNNSLAKIILKYNPGESILLKVLRNGETIDVSVVLEERGDI from the coding sequence ATGCAGGCAATGGAAGAAGAAATAAAAAAAGATTCAAGCTTGAATATTGAAAAAAGAAAAAAAAGCCCATTTTTAATGGTTTCTTTTTCTGTTTTTCTTTCCGTTTTATTTGGTTTTTTCGGGGGAATGATTTCAGGATTATACTTTTATTCTCAGATTGCCGATTATTTAAAATTAGAAAGAGTTAATTTTCCTTCCATAATTGAACAAAAAACGACTGAAGAAGAAGAGGAGGAAAACTTGAGCCAAGAAGAAGCTATAATAAGAGTGGTTAAGGATTCTTCTCCGAGCGTTGTAAGCATTGTAGTTACAAAAGACGTTCCGATTATAGAAGGATATTCTGTAGGCCCTTTTGGGATTGAATTTGAACAGTCCAATGGAACCGAAAGAAGAGAAATAGGGGGAGGAACAGGATTTATTGTTTCAAACGATGGCTTTATAGTGACAAACAAACATGTTGTCTCAGACACAGATGCAAACTACACAGTTTTTACTCTTGACGGGAAGAAGTTTGAAGCAATGGTGCTTGACAGGGATCCGCTTCAGGACCTTGCTGTTTTGAAAATTAAGCAAGAAGAAATTGTAACGGCGGAAAAAAGCGAATTGATGCCTTTTCCTGCTATAAAAATTGGAGATTCAAAAGACCTCCAAATAGGCCAAACTGTTGTTGCAATAGGGAATGCTCTTGGAGAATTCAGAAATACTGTTTCTGTCGGAGTTATATCGGGACTAGGGAGAACGGTTTCGGCTTCTGGAGGAGGAACAATTGAAGTTTTAGAAGATGTTATTCAAACGGATGCCGCTATTAACAGAGGAAATTCCGGAGGGCCTTTGCTTAATTTAAAAGGAGAAGTAATCGGGATAAATACGGCAATGGCCCTTGGAGCTCAAAGTATTGGTTTTGCCATTCCTATAAACGGAGCCAAAAAAGCAATAGAGCAAGTTAGAACTCTTGGAAAAATAGTTTACCCTTTTTTGGGAGTTAGATATGTAATTCTTAATGAAGATATACAGGAGGAAAACAATTTTGACGTTAATTATGGAGCGCTTGTTTTAAGAGGAAGCAAAGGAGAGGCGGCTGTTTTCCCGAATTCTCCGGCGCAAAAATCAGGGATTTTGGAAAATGATATAATACTTGAATTTAACAACGAGAAAATAACGACAAATAATTCTTTGGCTAAAATTATTCTAAAATACAATCCTGGAGAAAGCATTCTCTTGAAGGTTTTAAGAAATGGCGAAACAATAGATGTTAGCGTTGTCCTTGAAGAGAGAGGCGATATATAA
- a CDS encoding ComEC/Rec2 family competence protein, whose protein sequence is MTLSKFFFYCSSSFIFGLFFSSLFSLPFNFVLGLFVLSFILIFVLFEYKRVPLIGIFSLFFLFGFVRYDFVKTEFVEEKEILLVSKITSEPKETEKIKSFKINDVLVITDKYSDYQYGDKIKAVGILTKGPLLFFPEIEKIESGKGFYKIILSFKDKLREVINRSFSPPKSSVFSAMTIGDKHKMDNNLKEKLNISGTRHITAISGMHIALIGTFLIIFFMGIGLSRSLSFYFSILFLIFFVAMIGFPSSGVRAAIMGGVYMISKVNGRMNTASRNLFLTGAFMLLFNPLLIHDYGFNLSFLAVFGIIYFSPVLKENISFLKNSKNTEDAFFIALSAYVFTFPFILYNFHEVSLIAVLTNIIIIPFVYLIMVFGFLFLIFGIIFPLISFVFFIPLSLFLSIFLFIIDFFSLFPYLKIENIHFTVPLLMYLFLFILLYKFNKKSRYGRI, encoded by the coding sequence ATGACACTTTCAAAGTTTTTCTTTTATTGTTCTTCTTCTTTTATTTTCGGATTGTTTTTTTCTTCCTTATTTTCCTTGCCCTTTAATTTTGTTTTAGGGCTTTTTGTTTTAAGCTTTATTTTAATATTTGTTCTTTTCGAGTACAAAAGAGTGCCTTTAATAGGAATTTTTTCCCTATTTTTTCTTTTTGGTTTTGTAAGATACGATTTTGTCAAAACAGAATTTGTTGAAGAAAAAGAAATCTTATTGGTTTCAAAGATAACTTCCGAGCCGAAAGAAACGGAAAAAATAAAGAGCTTTAAAATAAATGATGTTTTGGTTATAACCGACAAATATTCCGATTATCAGTATGGAGATAAGATAAAGGCAGTTGGGATTTTAACAAAAGGGCCTCTTTTGTTTTTTCCCGAAATTGAAAAAATAGAATCAGGTAAGGGTTTTTACAAAATAATTCTTTCTTTTAAAGATAAGCTTAGGGAGGTCATAAATAGGAGCTTTTCTCCTCCTAAAAGCTCTGTTTTTTCAGCGATGACAATAGGAGATAAGCATAAAATGGATAATAATCTAAAAGAAAAGCTAAATATTTCCGGAACAAGGCATATTACGGCAATATCAGGGATGCATATTGCTCTTATTGGAACTTTTTTGATTATTTTCTTTATGGGAATCGGTCTTTCCAGGTCTTTATCCTTTTATTTTTCTATTCTTTTTCTGATATTTTTTGTCGCAATGATAGGTTTTCCGTCTTCCGGAGTAAGGGCGGCAATTATGGGAGGGGTGTATATGATTTCAAAAGTTAACGGAAGAATGAATACTGCCTCAAGAAACCTTTTTTTGACTGGCGCGTTTATGCTTTTATTCAATCCTTTGCTAATCCATGATTACGGTTTTAACCTTTCCTTTCTCGCTGTTTTTGGAATTATCTATTTTTCTCCGGTTTTAAAAGAAAACATTTCTTTTTTGAAAAATTCAAAGAATACAGAAGACGCTTTTTTTATAGCTCTTTCCGCTTATGTCTTTACTTTTCCTTTTATTCTTTATAATTTTCATGAGGTGTCGCTTATCGCCGTTTTGACAAACATTATTATAATTCCTTTTGTATATTTAATTATGGTTTTCGGATTTCTTTTCTTAATTTTTGGAATAATTTTTCCTCTTATATCTTTTGTTTTTTTTATTCCTCTTTCTCTTTTTTTGTCCATCTTTCTTTTTATTATCGATTTTTTCTCCCTTTTTCCTTATTTAAAAATAGAAAATATTCACTTTACTGTTCCTCTTTTAATGTATTTATTTTTATTTATTCTTCTTTATAAGTTTAATAAAAAAAGCAGATATGGTAGAATATGA
- the ftsZ gene encoding cell division protein FtsZ yields MKKKTNIKVIGVGGSGSNAVSRMLKCKIKGVDFVTINADAQDLNKIYAGEKIRIGVELTKGLGTGMNPDVGKKAAEEQKEEIKNAIEGANMVFIACGLGGGCGTGAAPVVAQIAKEMGALTIAVCTKPFSFEGAFRMEIAQKGLKELKEKVDSLIVVSNDKLLSAFDKSTTVSDAFWFCDEILRQAVSGISDLIVLPGIINTDFADIKAIMKNSGTALFGTGIAKGEQRAKEAAKRALNSPLLDFSCKGAKGILFNISGGEDISLLEVEEAANLITAEMDPSARVIFGAIQDEKLKKGEIKVTIIATGF; encoded by the coding sequence ATGAAAAAGAAAACAAACATAAAAGTTATCGGAGTTGGCGGATCTGGTTCAAACGCCGTTTCAAGAATGTTGAAATGTAAAATCAAAGGAGTGGACTTTGTAACCATAAACGCCGATGCTCAAGACCTCAATAAAATATATGCAGGGGAAAAGATTAGAATAGGTGTAGAGCTTACAAAAGGGCTTGGTACGGGAATGAATCCGGATGTAGGGAAAAAAGCAGCCGAAGAACAAAAAGAGGAAATTAAAAATGCAATAGAAGGAGCAAATATGGTTTTTATCGCTTGCGGACTTGGAGGGGGATGCGGAACAGGGGCTGCTCCGGTTGTTGCTCAAATCGCAAAGGAAATGGGCGCTCTTACGATAGCTGTTTGCACTAAGCCTTTTTCTTTTGAAGGAGCTTTTAGAATGGAGATAGCGCAGAAAGGATTAAAAGAGCTTAAAGAAAAAGTTGATAGTTTGATTGTTGTTTCAAATGATAAGCTTCTTTCTGCTTTTGATAAAAGCACTACTGTTTCGGACGCTTTCTGGTTTTGCGATGAAATATTAAGACAGGCAGTTTCCGGAATTTCAGATTTAATTGTCCTTCCTGGTATTATAAACACTGATTTTGCCGATATAAAGGCGATTATGAAAAATTCAGGAACGGCTCTTTTTGGAACAGGAATAGCCAAAGGAGAGCAGAGGGCCAAAGAAGCTGCAAAGCGGGCATTAAATTCTCCACTGCTTGATTTTTCCTGCAAAGGGGCAAAAGGGATTTTATTTAATATATCCGGAGGGGAAGATATCAGCCTTCTTGAAGTTGAAGAAGCTGCAAATCTCATAACCGCGGAGATGGACCCTTCGGCAAGGGTGATATTTGGAGCCATACAAGATGAAAAGCTTAAAAAAGGAGAAATTAAGGTAACAATTATTGCAACAGGATTTTAG
- a CDS encoding glycosyltransferase yields MISIIIPTLNEEKHLPLLLDSIENQGLHNYEIIVSDAGSSDRTLEIAKKRNCKIVKGGLPGKGRNEGAKKARGNLFFFLDADVFLKEGFILKALEEFDKRNLDIASFKIIPEKGFFSVFLFNLFYNYPMIILEKILPHSAMGIIVKKEVFSKIGGFNEDVLLGEDHDFGRRAAKISKYGIIKSSVLITSLRRLEKDGWVKTSLRYFFCELHMIFIGPVKKDIFKYRFNHYFEEKEK; encoded by the coding sequence ATGATTTCAATAATAATACCAACCCTAAACGAAGAAAAGCATCTTCCCTTACTGCTTGATTCAATAGAAAATCAAGGACTTCATAATTATGAAATTATTGTTTCCGATGCTGGATCTTCTGATAGAACTTTAGAAATTGCAAAAAAACGCAATTGCAAGATTGTAAAAGGAGGTCTTCCTGGAAAGGGAAGAAACGAAGGGGCAAAAAAAGCAAGAGGAAATTTATTCTTTTTTCTTGATGCGGATGTTTTCTTGAAAGAAGGCTTTATTTTGAAGGCCCTTGAAGAATTTGATAAAAGAAATCTTGATATCGCTTCTTTTAAAATTATTCCGGAGAAAGGATTTTTCTCTGTTTTTCTTTTCAACCTTTTTTATAACTATCCTATGATTATTTTGGAAAAGATACTTCCTCACAGCGCAATGGGAATTATTGTAAAAAAAGAAGTTTTTTCAAAGATAGGAGGATTCAATGAAGATGTCCTTTTGGGGGAGGATCATGATTTTGGCAGAAGAGCGGCGAAGATTTCAAAATATGGGATTATAAAGTCATCTGTATTAATTACTTCCCTTAGGCGGCTTGAAAAAGACGGCTGGGTTAAGACGTCTTTACGTTACTTTTTTTGCGAACTCCATATGATTTTTATAGGACCTGTAAAAAAGGATATTTTCAAATACAGATTTAACCACTATTTTGAAGAAAAAGAAAAATAA
- a CDS encoding cellulase family glycosylhydrolase — translation MLLLVIIIFLVIFAFFFLGFPKEKEDLFFGVNFSPKHARDMGLDVKETYLAILNDLKANNIKIAVHWDDIEIEDKEYDFRELDFMVEEAEKKEANIVLVLGMKTSRWPECHIPYFAKEIEKEKQQKKILEQIEKIVLRYKDKENIKAFQVENEPFFPFGDCPWTDEDFLKEEINLVRGLSNRPIIISETGEFSLWLKAAKLGDIVGVTMYRRVWFNKLKRHIDYPFPAVFYSRKALLIKWIFNKEVIGVELQMEPWGSTLLYYSPLEEQEKSMNIEQFKKNIRFAKKVGFKENYLWGVEWWFWMKKEHNDSSFLNEAKKLWK, via the coding sequence ATGCTTCTTTTAGTAATAATTATTTTTCTTGTCATTTTTGCTTTTTTCTTTCTCGGATTTCCAAAAGAAAAAGAAGACCTTTTCTTTGGAGTTAATTTCTCTCCTAAACATGCCAGAGATATGGGGCTTGATGTTAAAGAGACATATCTTGCCATTCTTAATGATTTAAAAGCAAATAACATTAAAATAGCTGTTCATTGGGACGATATTGAAATTGAAGACAAAGAGTATGATTTTAGAGAGCTTGATTTTATGGTTGAAGAAGCAGAGAAAAAGGAAGCAAATATTGTTCTTGTCTTGGGGATGAAAACATCTAGATGGCCTGAATGCCATATCCCATATTTTGCAAAAGAAATAGAAAAAGAGAAGCAGCAGAAAAAAATACTTGAACAAATAGAAAAAATTGTTTTAAGGTATAAAGATAAAGAGAATATTAAAGCCTTTCAAGTTGAAAATGAGCCCTTTTTTCCTTTTGGCGATTGCCCATGGACAGATGAAGATTTTTTAAAAGAAGAAATAAATCTTGTCAGAGGGCTTTCAAATCGTCCGATTATAATATCTGAGACGGGAGAGTTTTCTTTGTGGCTTAAAGCGGCAAAACTAGGTGATATAGTTGGCGTTACAATGTACAGAAGAGTTTGGTTTAATAAATTAAAAAGGCATATTGATTATCCTTTTCCTGCTGTTTTTTACAGCAGAAAAGCTCTTCTTATAAAATGGATTTTTAACAAGGAAGTGATAGGGGTTGAACTTCAAATGGAGCCGTGGGGTTCCACTCTTTTGTACTATTCTCCTTTAGAAGAACAGGAAAAATCAATGAATATAGAGCAGTTTAAAAAGAATATAAGGTTTGCCAAGAAAGTCGGTTTTAAGGAAAACTATCTCTGGGGGGTTGAGTGGTGGTTTTGGATGAAAAAAGAACATAATGATTCTTCCTTTTTAAACGAGGCAAAAAAACTTTGGAAATGA
- a CDS encoding anaerobic ribonucleoside-triphosphate reductase activating protein: MKIGGLQKLTLIDYPGKPAATIFLAGCNFRCPFCYSKELVLPKEIENHPQILEKEVFDFLKERKGFIDGVIICGGEPSIHKELPQFIKKIKDLGFLVKLDTNGSNPKMLRKLIEEKMVDYVAMDIKGAQKKYEKATGVNINIEDIKESVKILKEGKTDYEFRTTVVPKIHAKEDFLEIGKWIGGNDVKYYLQNFRAEKTINPQFEKTKPFLDGYILEIIKEISPFFKICKLRQ; the protein is encoded by the coding sequence ATGAAAATAGGAGGTTTGCAAAAACTAACTCTTATTGATTATCCAGGGAAGCCTGCGGCTACTATTTTTCTTGCCGGATGTAATTTCCGATGCCCTTTTTGCTATTCAAAGGAATTAGTTTTGCCAAAGGAAATAGAAAATCATCCTCAAATTTTAGAAAAGGAAGTTTTTGATTTTTTAAAAGAAAGAAAGGGCTTTATTGACGGGGTGATTATTTGTGGCGGAGAGCCAAGCATTCACAAAGAGTTGCCTCAATTTATTAAAAAGATAAAGGATCTTGGTTTTTTGGTAAAGCTTGATACAAACGGGTCAAATCCTAAGATGCTTAGAAAATTGATAGAAGAAAAAATGGTTGATTATGTTGCTATGGATATAAAAGGGGCGCAGAAAAAATACGAAAAAGCGACTGGAGTTAATATAAATATAGAAGATATAAAAGAAAGCGTTAAAATTTTAAAAGAAGGGAAAACGGATTATGAATTTAGAACTACCGTTGTGCCTAAAATTCATGCCAAAGAGGATTTTTTAGAGATAGGAAAATGGATAGGGGGAAATGATGTTAAATACTATCTTCAAAATTTCAGGGCTGAAAAAACAATAAATCCTCAATTTGAAAAAACAAAACCTTTTCTTGACGGTTACATTCTTGAAATTATTAAAGAAATTTCTCCTTTTTTCAAAATTTGCAAACTGAGGCAATAA
- a CDS encoding AAA family ATPase: MNGANFTHKTQEAILGAQSIAQERGQQQVDALHLLISLINQDGSVVIGLLRKLGVDIEGLNKKAKAALSQIPPISTPQAFGQLYLTQDMAKTLERARQESIKMGDEFISVEHLFLALLDSQTKAREILDKASFLKSEGGGSGTLEIGKLDYDSAIKVLSEIRGGTRITDPEPEGKYQVIEKYTKNLTSAAKKGKLDPVIGRENEIRRLMQVLSRRTKNNPVLIGEAGVGKTAIVEGLAQKVVKGDVPESLKDKEVISLDLGALVAGTKYRGEFEERIKALLRELFRASGKYIVFIDELHTLVGAGASEGAIDASNLLKPALSRGELRAIGATTIKEYQKYIEKDMALERRFQPIYVQEPTIEDAVSILRGIKEKYELHHGLRIKDSALNAAVELASRYITDRFLPDKAVDLMDEAMSAMRLEIESEPSRLEELRKEIQKHEIEKEALKKEKDGKKKIVAAERAIADLKEKAKDFELRWKTEKDLIWKIKNLKKEIDDLSFEAEIAQREADLQKVAEIKYGKIPEKLKETRMAEKKLAKIQQSSPILKEEVGEEDVAQVVSKWTGIPVMRLIEEEAKKLEKMENALFERVIGQKEAIVAISNAIRRSRAGISEEKKPMGSFMFLGPTGVGKTETARALSEFLFNDENALVRLDMSEYMEKHAVSKIIGSPPGYVGYEEGGQLTEKIRRRPYSVILLDEIEKAHPEVFNILLQILEDGRLTDAKGRTASFKNSILIMTSNIGSEYITRMGSLGFINSKEDKEKKSLKEKVLESLRDHFRPEFLNRIDDIIIFNYLGKEEIGKIVEIELRKVLDRLRAKKIEAVVSEKAKKFLAEKGFDPNLGARPLKRVIQKEILDPLALRIVSGTIKEKEKIIIDIDGEKISFNSGKWLSKPHSSLLKSGSK, translated from the coding sequence ATGAACGGAGCAAATTTTACACATAAAACACAAGAAGCAATATTGGGGGCCCAATCAATAGCTCAAGAAAGGGGCCAGCAGCAAGTTGACGCTCTTCATCTTTTAATATCCCTTATTAACCAAGACGGGAGCGTTGTTATTGGCTTATTAAGAAAGCTTGGAGTTGATATTGAAGGATTAAATAAGAAGGCAAAAGCGGCACTTAGCCAGATTCCTCCTATTTCTACTCCCCAGGCCTTTGGCCAGCTTTATTTGACCCAAGATATGGCAAAAACCCTTGAACGGGCTCGTCAAGAATCGATAAAAATGGGAGACGAATTTATTTCTGTTGAACATTTGTTTTTGGCTTTGCTTGATTCTCAGACAAAAGCGAGAGAAATCTTAGATAAAGCGTCTTTTTTAAAATCTGAAGGAGGGGGTTCTGGAACTCTTGAAATAGGAAAACTGGATTACGATTCTGCCATAAAGGTTCTATCTGAAATTAGAGGCGGAACGAGAATTACTGATCCGGAGCCGGAAGGGAAATATCAAGTTATTGAAAAATACACAAAAAATCTTACTTCTGCGGCAAAAAAAGGAAAACTTGATCCGGTGATTGGAAGAGAAAATGAGATAAGACGACTGATGCAAGTTTTATCAAGAAGAACTAAAAATAATCCTGTTTTGATAGGAGAAGCAGGAGTCGGAAAAACAGCAATAGTCGAAGGTCTTGCTCAGAAAGTTGTAAAAGGAGATGTTCCGGAAAGTTTGAAAGATAAGGAAGTAATTTCTCTTGACTTAGGAGCTCTTGTTGCCGGAACAAAATACAGAGGGGAATTTGAAGAAAGAATAAAAGCGCTTTTAAGAGAGCTTTTTCGAGCTTCTGGAAAATACATTGTTTTTATAGACGAGCTTCATACTTTGGTTGGCGCCGGAGCTTCCGAAGGAGCTATTGACGCTTCGAATTTATTAAAGCCGGCATTATCACGAGGAGAACTAAGAGCAATAGGGGCAACTACAATTAAAGAATATCAAAAATACATTGAGAAAGACATGGCGCTTGAAAGAAGATTTCAGCCAATATATGTTCAAGAGCCGACAATTGAAGACGCCGTTTCGATATTAAGAGGAATAAAGGAAAAATATGAACTTCATCATGGGTTAAGAATAAAAGATTCTGCCCTTAATGCGGCCGTAGAACTTGCTTCCCGCTATATTACCGATCGCTTTCTTCCAGATAAGGCGGTTGATCTTATGGATGAAGCGATGTCGGCGATGCGGCTTGAAATAGAATCCGAACCGTCCCGTCTTGAAGAATTAAGAAAAGAAATACAAAAGCACGAAATAGAAAAAGAAGCATTAAAAAAAGAAAAAGACGGTAAGAAAAAAATTGTTGCCGCAGAAAGAGCCATAGCCGATTTGAAAGAAAAAGCAAAGGATTTTGAATTAAGATGGAAAACAGAGAAAGATCTTATTTGGAAAATAAAGAATCTTAAAAAAGAAATAGACGATCTTTCTTTTGAAGCAGAAATTGCTCAAAGAGAAGCGGATTTGCAAAAAGTGGCTGAAATAAAATATGGAAAAATACCGGAAAAGTTGAAAGAAACCAGAATGGCCGAGAAAAAGCTTGCAAAAATTCAACAATCAAGTCCTATTTTAAAAGAAGAAGTAGGAGAAGAAGATGTTGCTCAGGTTGTTTCAAAATGGACTGGAATTCCAGTTATGAGGCTTATCGAAGAAGAAGCGAAAAAACTGGAAAAAATGGAAAATGCCTTATTTGAAAGAGTTATTGGCCAAAAAGAAGCCATTGTCGCCATTTCAAACGCTATTCGCAGATCAAGGGCTGGAATTTCAGAAGAAAAAAAACCGATGGGTTCTTTTATGTTTTTAGGTCCTACCGGAGTTGGAAAAACTGAAACAGCAAGAGCTCTTTCGGAGTTTCTTTTTAACGACGAAAATGCTCTCGTTCGGCTTGATATGTCAGAATATATGGAAAAGCACGCTGTCTCGAAAATTATAGGAAGTCCTCCGGGCTATGTCGGGTATGAAGAAGGGGGACAGCTTACGGAGAAAATAAGAAGGAGGCCTTATAGCGTAATACTGCTTGATGAAATAGAAAAAGCTCATCCTGAAGTTTTTAATATTCTTCTTCAAATTCTTGAAGACGGAAGGCTTACTGATGCAAAAGGGAGGACAGCTTCTTTCAAGAATTCAATTCTTATTATGACTTCCAATATAGGATCGGAATATATTACAAGAATGGGTTCTTTGGGATTTATAAACAGCAAAGAAGACAAAGAAAAAAAATCTCTGAAAGAAAAGGTTTTGGAATCTTTAAGAGATCATTTCAGGCCTGAATTTTTAAACAGAATAGACGATATTATAATATTTAATTATCTTGGAAAAGAAGAAATCGGGAAAATTGTTGAAATTGAATTAAGAAAAGTGCTAGACCGATTAAGAGCGAAAAAAATAGAAGCTGTTGTGTCTGAAAAAGCGAAGAAATTTTTGGCAGAAAAGGGTTTTGACCCAAATTTAGGAGCAAGGCCTCTTAAGAGAGTTATCCAAAAAGAAATTCTTGATCCTTTGGCTTTGAGAATTGTTTCAGGGACAATTAAGGAAAAAGAAAAAATAATCATCGATATTGACGGAGAGAAAATTTCTTTTAATTCGGGCAAGTGGCTTTCAAAACCCCATTCTTCTTTGTTGAAAAGCGGCTCTAAATAA
- a CDS encoding ribonucleoside triphosphate reductase produces the protein MENKIKKVQRRDGTLVDFKKEKISEAVFKAVTSTGQGDGIISKKVTEKVIQILERRFKKEEIPTVEQIQDIVEEILIIEGLVETAKAYILYREQRRKIRETGEVIDESSEKVDSYLKEIDWQVNENANMTFSLQGLNQYVGSYISKKYWLNKIYPKEVREAAANEDFHIHNLELLAPYCAGWDLQDFLKKGFGGVSSKLECRPPKHFRTALGQLVNVLFTLQGETAGANAVSNFDTLLAPFIRHDNLNYPQVKQAIQEFLYNCMVPTRVGFQTPFLNVSLDINPPKTLKDVPVIIGGEPQKETYGEFQEEMNMFNKAFYEGLMEGDAKGRPFTFPIPTVSITKDFNWDNPTLKPLWEATAKYGINYFSNFIQSDMSPDDARSMCCRLRLDNRELLKRGGGLFGSNPLTGSIGVVTINMPRIGYLSKTKKEFFERLERLMDIAKESLEIKRKAIENFMEKGLYPYSRYYLSDVKKMRGSYFGNHFSTIGIMGVNEALLNFLDEDIASKKGRKFAVEVLTFMREILVKFQKETGNLYNLEATPGEGTSYRQARADKKKYPDIITAGTKEVPYYTNSTHLPVGYTDDAFEALKLQDELQSQYTGGTVLHLFLGEKIDNPESAKMFVKKVFEKFHLPYITLTPTFSVCPVHGYISGEHFTCPKCAIKQPCEVYSRIVGYIRPVQQWNHGKKQEFKERKEYKNKV, from the coding sequence ATGGAAAATAAAATAAAAAAAGTTCAAAGAAGGGATGGCACACTTGTAGATTTTAAAAAAGAGAAAATCAGCGAAGCTGTTTTTAAGGCGGTTACTTCTACCGGACAGGGAGACGGCATTATTTCAAAAAAAGTAACGGAAAAGGTTATTCAGATATTGGAAAGAAGGTTTAAAAAAGAAGAAATCCCGACGGTTGAACAGATCCAGGATATTGTTGAAGAAATTCTTATTATCGAAGGATTGGTTGAAACGGCAAAAGCCTATATTTTATACAGAGAACAAAGAAGAAAAATCAGAGAAACAGGAGAAGTTATTGATGAATCAAGCGAAAAAGTAGACAGTTATCTTAAGGAAATAGATTGGCAGGTAAACGAAAACGCCAATATGACATTTTCTCTTCAGGGGCTTAATCAATATGTCGGCTCCTATATATCCAAAAAATATTGGCTCAATAAAATTTATCCAAAAGAGGTAAGGGAAGCGGCGGCAAACGAGGATTTTCATATTCATAATTTGGAACTGCTGGCTCCATATTGCGCCGGATGGGATTTGCAAGATTTTTTAAAAAAAGGGTTTGGAGGAGTTTCAAGCAAACTGGAATGCCGTCCGCCAAAACACTTTAGAACCGCTCTTGGACAGCTGGTTAATGTCCTTTTTACTCTCCAGGGAGAAACAGCCGGGGCTAACGCCGTTTCCAATTTTGATACTCTTCTTGCTCCTTTTATTCGCCATGATAATTTAAATTACCCCCAGGTAAAGCAGGCAATACAGGAATTTTTATACAATTGCATGGTACCGACAAGAGTTGGCTTTCAAACTCCGTTTCTTAATGTTTCACTTGATATTAATCCGCCAAAAACATTAAAGGACGTTCCTGTCATAATCGGAGGAGAACCGCAAAAGGAGACATATGGAGAATTTCAAGAAGAAATGAATATGTTTAATAAGGCCTTTTATGAAGGACTTATGGAAGGAGATGCCAAGGGAAGACCTTTTACGTTTCCTATACCTACTGTTTCAATTACCAAGGATTTTAATTGGGATAATCCCACCCTTAAACCTCTTTGGGAAGCGACCGCAAAATACGGCATTAATTATTTTTCCAATTTTATTCAATCGGACATGAGTCCGGACGATGCAAGGTCAATGTGCTGCCGTCTTCGTCTTGATAACAGAGAGCTTTTAAAAAGAGGAGGAGGTCTTTTCGGTTCAAACCCTCTTACCGGTTCAATTGGCGTTGTAACAATAAATATGCCAAGAATCGGCTATCTTTCCAAAACCAAAAAAGAATTCTTTGAAAGATTGGAACGATTAATGGATATTGCCAAAGAAAGCTTGGAGATAAAGAGAAAAGCTATTGAAAATTTTATGGAAAAAGGACTTTATCCTTATTCCAGGTATTATCTCTCGGATGTTAAAAAGATGAGAGGTTCATATTTCGGAAATCATTTTTCTACAATTGGGATTATGGGAGTAAACGAAGCTCTTCTTAATTTTTTAGACGAGGATATCGCTTCAAAAAAGGGAAGAAAGTTTGCCGTAGAAGTGCTTACCTTTATGAGAGAAATACTTGTAAAATTTCAAAAAGAAACAGGAAATCTTTATAACCTTGAGGCGACTCCGGGAGAAGGAACAAGCTATAGGCAGGCGAGAGCAGACAAAAAAAAGTATCCGGACATTATTACTGCAGGAACTAAAGAAGTTCCTTATTATACAAATTCCACTCATCTTCCCGTCGGATATACCGATGATGCTTTTGAGGCCTTAAAACTGCAGGACGAATTACAATCCCAATACACCGGAGGAACCGTCTTGCATTTATTTTTAGGTGAAAAAATTGATAATCCTGAATCAGCTAAAATGTTTGTAAAAAAGGTATTTGAGAAATTTCATTTGCCGTATATTACTCTTACTCCCACGTTTTCGGTTTGTCCCGTCCACGGATATATTTCCGGGGAGCATTTTACTTGCCCGAAATGCGCCATTAAACAGCCCTGTGAGGTTTATTCAAGGATTGTTGGGTATATAAGGCCTGTTCAGCAGTGGAATCACGGTAAAAAACAAGAATTCAAGGAAAGAAAGGAGTATAAAAACAAAGTGTAA